One genomic window of Medicago truncatula cultivar Jemalong A17 chromosome 1, MtrunA17r5.0-ANR, whole genome shotgun sequence includes the following:
- the LOC11423122 gene encoding protein LONGIFOLIA 2 yields MTSKVKLNNKEEMIDIDHNLDKHIHKQMGCMAGLFQIFDRNHFLSGKRIYNNTKRLPPPSPEKSEKDDGKPVFSSPSPVKEIKSETKQVLPVLELKEGTRSSWKFSREAPRLSLDSRAVVDAKGGLHPREIRTNATANLENDGDKQRRSTSSVIVRLMGLDSLPSDSGAKLQRSASESRVSRDRFSEPKLKSNGYTQRSNVGSGQMNNNNHHRSNAVNVNNNVNVVNSYGNIDNGLWNGRGVEGGRGKQNKGTMMVQKKSFYDSTDFFPEPKHNDLIYGEIEKRLKMRGINQPSQDLDTLKHILEALQLKGLLHSQKHDQSPIVLMKPLRSSSLSRFERFNRTGYDSPPPHSSVRSSPRARRNLSPRFDDRAQVNSRNSSPTRRNVPNVETRRRLSNEGVDSRRVSPVNSPKISSRRNATAQTATGGSPRMRKVIDPKVKMLGVAEDEWSTVSENSFTTSNSLTDTEKYKLEEYKEGRNLLDRCDKLLNSIAEITAANELQPSPVSVLDSSFYKDEWCSPSPITKRCIDYNFKDQSTESEDDMWSAGEGKSEEEAKSEDCDFVYVSEILRASSYLPEECDIFLLLEKQQFRKGKDTSKAPTLQRRLIFDTLQEILNRNQRLPPWKAVSKGEETHHIWSEFRRIREREESESEDLFGVICGVLKKDMAEEMSGWGEWTVEMGDVVLDIERLVFKDLIGETIQDLASFAPQCNKQEALRRKLVF; encoded by the exons ATGACCAGTAAAGTAAAATTAAACAACAAAGAAGAAATGATAGACATTGATCACAACTTAGATAAACATATTCACAAACAGATGGGATGCATGGCTGGTTTGTTTCAAATCTTCGACCGTAACCATTTTCTTTCTGGCAAACGCATCTACAACAACACTAAAAGATTACCTCCG CCTTCACCGGAGAAATCAGAGAAAGATGATGGCAAACCGGTGTTTTCATCACCGTCACCGGTTAAAGAGATCAAAAGTGAAACAAAACAAGTCCTTCCTGTTCTGGAACTTAAGGAAGGTACAAGGTCTTCATGGAAATTCTCAAGAGAGGCTCCTAGGCTTTCTTTAGATAGCAGAGCAGTTGTTGATGCCAAAGGAGGGCTTCACCCTAGAGAGATCCGAACAAATGCAACTGCTAATCTTGAGAACGACGGTGATAAACAGCGTCGTTCTACTAGTAGTGTTATTGTTAGATTAATGGGTCTTGACTCATTACCATCGGATTCCGGCGCAAAGCTTCAGAGATCTGCGTCCGAGTCCAGAGTCTCCAGAGATCGGTTTTCAGAGCCAAAATTGAAGTCCAACGGTTACACTCAACGGAGCAATGTCGGCTCGGGCCagatgaataataataatcatcatcgTTCTAATGCTGTTAATGTTAATAATAATGTTAATGTTGTTAATTCTTATGGTAACATTGATAATGGATTGTGGAATGGTAGAGGTGTGGAAGGAGGAAGAGGGAAGCAGAATAAGGGAACAATGATGGTGCAAAAGAAGAGTTTCTACGACTCTACTGATTTCTTCCCTGAACCAAAGCACAATGATTTGATCTATGGAGAGATTGAGAAAAGGTTGAAGATGCGTGGGATTAACCAACCTTCTCAAGATCTTGACACACTCAAGCATATCTTAGAGGCTCTGCAGCTTAAAGGTCTGCTTCATTCACAAAAACATGACCAATCTCCCATTGTGCTAATGAAACCACTGAgatcttcttctctttctcggTTTGAGCGGTTTAATAGAACCGGTTATGATTCTCCTCCTCCGCATTCTTCTGTTCGGTCCAGTCCTCGTGCTCGTCGAAACTTGAGCCCAAGATTTGATGACCGGGCTCAAGTTAATTCGAGAAACTCAAGTCCGACCCGGAGGAATGTCCCGAACGTGGAAACACGGAGGAGGCTTAGTAATGAAGGTGTTGATTCTAGAAGAGTGTCCCCGGTTAATTCGCCGAAGATAAGTTCAAGAAGAAATGCAACTGCTCAGACAGCGACAGGAGGATCTCCCAGGATGAGAAAAGTGATTGATCCTAAGGTGAAAATGTTGGGTGTAGCAGAGGATGAATGGTCCACAGTTTCAGAGAATAGCTTCACCACCTCCAATTCACTTACCGACACAGAG AAGTATAAATTGGAGGAGTACAAAGAAGGGAGGAATCTGCTTGATAGATGTGATAAATTGTTGAACAGCATAGCTGAGATAACAGCCGCGAACGAGTTACAACCGAGTCCAGTATCGGTTCTTGACTCGTCTTTTTACAAGGACGAGTGGTGCTCACCTTCACCAATTACCAAACGATGCATTGATTACAATTTCAAAG ATCAATCTACGGAATCAGAAGATGATATGTGGAGTGCAGGAGAAGGAAAATCCGAGGAGGAGGCAAAATCGGAGGATTGTGATTTTGTTTATGTGTCGGAGATTCTGCGAGCTTCTAGTTACTTGCCTGAAGAATGCGACATTTTCCTCCTACTTGAGAAGCAACAATTTCGTAAGGGGAAGGATACTTCAAAAGCTCCGACTCTGCAGAGGCGGTTAATTTTCGACACGCTGCAGGAAATTCTTAACCGGAATCAAAGGTTACCACCGTGGAAGGCAGTGTCTAAAGGAGAGGAGACACATCATATTTGGTCAGAGTTTCGGAGGATAAGAGAGAGGGAGGAATCTGAATCAGAAGATTTGTTTGGAGTGATATGTGGTGTGTTGAAGAAGGATATGGCAGAGGAGATGAGTGGTTGGGGCGAATGGACGGTGGAGATGGGAGATGTCGTTTTGGACATCGAACGACTCGTATTCAAGGATTTAATTGGCGAAACTATACAAGATCTTGCTTCATTTGCACCTCAATGTAACAAACAAGAGGCGCTTCGAAGAAAGCTTGtgttttga